ccgatAAAGCAGaaacttagagcccgtttggacataagaagtttttcactttttttcgaaaaatttacactttttttttcgaaatcaatgtttggccataaaatttccaattttcacttgaagatgaattttggaatttttcgaaattttgaaaaactccaaaaagttgtttttaaaaattttcacTTAGATctctcacaaaacttcaaaaacaatccaaaattatattcatgtccaaacacaactctaattttcaaataccattttcacttgaaaattattttcacgtttcttttgaaattttgcaattcttatgtccaaacgcccacttagaaAATTCAAGCGAGACATGAgcttgaagataaaagaggaggttaccaagcaaatcaaagccaaggtcctTCGGGTAGTCGAGTACCCAACCTGGCTAGCAAACATTGTGTTGGTATAAAAGAAGGATGTGAAGGTTTGAGTATGTATCGACAACCAAGATCTGAACtaagcaagtcctaaggatgattttgcACTACCCAATATACATATACCGATCGataactgtgccaagcatgaactccaatctttCATGGATTACTTCACAGGATACCACTAGATTTGGATGGACTAAGAGGATGCAGAAATGATAGCCTTCATCATGCCATACGGAATACACTACTACAAgatgatgccatttggtttgaagaacgtCGGGGcaacctacatgagggccatgccTACTTTCTTCCatgatatgatacacaaggaaatagaggtgtacgtggatgatgtcatcatcaagtctAAGAGGAGTTCGGATCACATATCATACCTAAGAAAGTTTTTCGACCGACTATGAAAGTACAACCTAAACATGAATCCGgcaaaatgtgctttcggagcCCTTGCTAGAAAGTTTCTAGGTTTCATTGTCAGTTGCTGCGGCATCTAGTTGGACCCGTAAAAAGATCAAAGCTATTTATGACATGCCAccgccaaagaacaagaaagatgtaaTGAGTTTTCTAGgatgcctcaattatatcagccgcTTTATTGCACAGTCAACGGTAATATCTGAGCCAATCTTCAAAATGCAGAGGAAAGATGCCGcgacaagttggactgaagagtgtCAAAAGGCTTTCGATACAATCAAGGAGTAATTGCCCAAGCAGCCTATATTGGTCCCACCGGAGCCCGAGAGACCTTTACTGCTGTACTTATCCATGTTGAATGGAGCCTTTAGTTACGTCTTGGGGCCATATGTCAAGACCGGAAGGAAGGAGCAAgcaatatactatctgagtaagaagttcacaccttacgaagCCGGGTACTCTTTGATGGAACGTACTTGTTGTTCCTTAAtatggatagcccagaaattgAGACATTACTTCTGCACATACACGACATACCTCATATTAAGGATGGATCtgctaaaatacatcttccagaagccTATGCCTACGGTcaagttagcaaaatggcaaatactactaagtgagttcgacatcatctatgtgactcagaaggcggtcaAGGGGAAAGCATTGACCGATCACCTGGAAGAAAACCACGtggacggagaatacgaaccattgaagatgtattttcccGACAGGGAAGTGTTGTTTATAAGGGAAGACATTACCgaagcatatgatggttggaggataTTTTTCGATGGAGCCGCAAAGTTCAAAGGGGTGGgcatcagagttgttttggtattagAAATCGATTAACATTATCCAGCATCTGCCAAGCTTAGGTTCCCGTGCACCAAAAATATGGCAGAAATTGAGGCTTGCATTTTGGGACTCAGATTGGCCATCGATATGAATattcaggagttgctggtaatcgCAGATTCAGATTTGCTAGTACGTCAGGTACTCGGTGAATGGGCCACCAAGAACACCAAGATATTTCCATACCTACACTGTGTACAAGacttgatcaagaggttcacaaagatagagatcAAACATGTTCCGAAAGTTCAGAACGAGTTCGCGGATGCGCTggctaccttgtcttccatgatacaacatccagacaagaactaTATTGATCCCATCCCAATACAAATCCGTAATCAGCTAGCCTATTGTGCTTATGTTGAAGAAGAGTtcgatggaaatccatggtttcaCAATATCAATGAGTATTTAGAAATATGAGAATATCCAGAAAATGCTACGCATACCCAAAAGCGCACTTTTCAGAGATTAGCCAACCACTTTTTCCAAAGAGGAGGAATTCTATATAGAAGAACTCCCGACTTGGGTCTGCTACGATGTGTTGATGCCAATGAGGCATCTAtgttgctcgaagagatacatgccaGAACCTACGGACCTCACATAAATGGGTTTGttctagccaagaagatattaaaggCATGGTGTTTCTGGATGTCTATAGAGACGGACAACATCAAATATGTACAGAAGTGTCATGAATGTCAGATGCATGCTTATATGATACAGgtaccacccaatgaactcaatgtaacaagttcaccctggcctttctccgccttgggcatggatgtcatcgtaCCGATTGTACCCGCTGCTTCCAACGGAAACAGATTCATTTTGGTGCCCATCGATTTCTTCAAAAAATGGGTCGAAGCCGCTTCCTATAAAgttgtaactaagaaggttgtaGCCGACTTTGTCCGGTatcgtattgtttgccgattcggAGTACCCGAATCAATCATTACTGATAATGCTGCCAATATCAACAATTATCTAATGAAAGCCATGTGCAAAACATTCAAAATCAAGTACGGTAATTCTATAACATATAGGATACAAATGAATGGATCCGTAGAAGacgccaacaagaatatcaagaaaatactaaggAAGATGGTGGACAACTACAAGAAGTGGCACGAGAAGCTATTGTTTGCTTTGCTCGGATAACGCACCATGGTCCGCACGTCAACTGGGGAAACTCCCTATTTACTAGTTTATGGTACTGAAGCTGTCATACCTGTTGAGGTGAAAATTCCTTCCCTGAGAATCATACAGGAGGTTGAGCTCAGCAATGCAGAATGGATACAGATCTAGTACGagcaactggctctcattgacggTAAAATGATGAATGttgtgtgtcatggtcaactctaccagaatagaatggaaAGGGCTTTCAACAAGAAGGTTAGaccaaggcaattcacaccggggctaTTGGTgctgaagcggatcttcccgtACCAGGACGAACcaaaaggaaaattctcacctaactggtaaggtccttacatggttcaccgagtactgaCAAGAGGAGCTCTCATACTTGCAGAGATGGACGAGGAGATATAGCCGAAACCTATCTATTCAGATGTCATCAAGAGATTTTAAGTTTGAGAATGTACTTGCACTTTCTTTTTATTTAACATGAACTACACTTCACCTTATTCtggtttaagaggggatacgtaggaagGCATATGAGTTCAATCACATTATAATAAGATCTTCATTCCCCTCTACGATCAGAAACCAGGGAATGATTTTGAGTTTTTGTCAACCTCATTACGTCAAGTATCCCTAAGAAGATTATCCTTGAATGTATTCATTAAACTGGGGAAGAATTTTGAGGGGGTCCTCAAAATTTCGAGTtaagaaggtcgcaatgtctcaaTGCATGTCACGGCCTATGATTCGACCAAATTACTTACCTTTGTGCATTATCTTTTAAAACAATTTCATCATCTATAAAAGATTTATCGCAAATGCATATTTTCAAAACTTCATTGCTgaaactcacgatttttctttggatgatgATGGTAGGATATAATatcgtattttagtcacttatttcATTCTAgttcactgcactttattcgtgtttgagctttaattgatagtgttttgcacttattgtgtattttatacaTGTAGGAGTGATTacgagtgatgtagatgttatggaatcaaTTTGAACTATTTGGAgatttgaagtatgagtaaaatcctaagggattaagtcgggatcatgtcgggtcgaggaccaagtctggacgtcaacaattgagatttgatCTGTACTCTGAGAAATCCCCACTGCCGCGGTGCGTGGGGAGCTGCGCTTGTGCAAATTCCTATTATATGTAAGATGTTAGCTCTCTGGATTTTCCCACTAGTGACCCTCATGGTGCGtcaccccatgcggcgcgcctatGTATTCTTTACAGAGTTATTTTCCTATTTCGTCTAGTAGAAGGTGATttcatctgggcccgaccctacttggtataaatacatggaaaaatgttatGTTCTGgatttttgacacatattcgacctaaggaggctaaggaggagttgaaagaacatgagcacaaggatttcatcattccttcctcactcaagacccgagtttggatcaaatttatgttttcctatactttaattttatttgtgatgaatttctccatatctatggagtagttctctttagggtttgatgtaTTTGGTGTATTGGTGCTTGTGTGTGGATtacaactctagttttatgtattgaatcatttttggatgatttaattgtttcatctatattcacttgttcatgtaattgagagaggcataacttgtgatatatctttgaattatattgttggttgagttcattaattcttcttagtaatcgaaagaggctagttaaatcattgattaaacctagttaggaggataatcaagagaggttctcctaaagaccaatccactacgcattcttgcatatcttcatgtgcttaaattggttcatcttgtgaggttaagacttaatcgagagaggggtttttgctgaacgtttgaactaatatttgaatgaattcgagagactcatttaaatattagaagtgaattgcctacagttagatcccaaataattatcttgcatcgatcctatcaacccctattttctcccattgataaccttctttgcttgttccttgttgcgattgtcattagtcaataactttagattcttagttaattgtagagttagaaatcatagaaatctcaattgttgatcatcttggataacaatcaagctagaaactacgagaatactatttaaatccaatccctgtggatactatattatactatactatatttgattagcgagtatAATTTAAGTGtttgtttcgagctcgtcaaattttggcattgTTACCGGGGActgacaatcaatagtgtttgaaatagtttgtagtcctaattcaggaatttttatttttattttattttatttttctctttttacgtttggtgttcgttgactgtgcgcaggttacaAGTTTAGAGTGGTGCATGACTTGAGCTTCTGcaaaagaagtgctaccatatgACCCAGAGATAGAAACACAACTGCGACAATTGAGCAGGAAAGAGATATCACTGAGACATCAAAAAAGGTTGGCAATCCTCAACTAAAGAAACTATGGAGGGAaacggtgatgataatgtagatttggctgcaagagaggcagcccaacaacgCAAACAAAGCTACACGGGATGTTGAGGATgaagctattagagatgcacagaatatctatgaagaagagagatGTATCAGAtttaatcaacatcaaccctTGTCTGGGAGACCACTGggagattatgctagaccggtatacaatcaaggattatcgagcattagaccacctccaattgcagtaaaaatttcgagttgaagcaatgGTTgcttcagaattgttgtgtcttcagagggaagccaaacgaATTTCCAAACACTCATCTAATGAACTTCGAGGGGATTATGAACACCTATCAATACAATGGGGTATCACAAGATGCactgtacttaagggcattccccttttcacttaaaTATGATGCTAAggagtggcttcgaagcttgcccagTGGATCGATTAGAAcctgggaggagatgaccagaaaattccttgataaatatttctcctcggcTAAGATGGGCAAGATTAGAatagaaatccataacttctgccagaaagaaaCTGAAATTGTTTGTAAAGCATatgagaggtttaaggagatagttataaagtgtcaacatagcggaattgaactctggatgcaactccaagatttttgggaaggattgacaccggcctcgcgtataacattgagcaatgcagttggaggccctttgatgaagaagactctagaGGAAATAGTTACAATTTTTGATGAGTTATCCGAAGATGCTAATTAGtagccctctgagagtgctgaaagaagaagatcaactggtgttcaccaagttgatgctactacatctgtgcaggtacaacttgatgttatggctaaagaaatacgaaagctgaccttagccttgatacaaaatgagcctcatgttggttgtgatatatgtggaagagaacaccctactcatgagtgtcaagcctcgaCCGAGGAAGTGAATGATGTGGGAAATTGTAATGCAATGGGTCTAAGGCACCctggtttttcatggagttcacctgggggtaccactaatgcatggcaacaaaacaaccctAGACCCCAAGGACAAGGAGCTTCTAGTTTTAtgaatcagcagaggcagcaatttcagGCTCAACCGCCCATTCAGTCTGgcatagaagatctcatgaaggccttcattctGAAAACTGATGAGAGGTTTGAAGCTCATAGCTCAGCTATACGGGAACATGTAGCAGCTATCAAAGAGTTGGGCACATCTGTTCGAAACCTGGAGAGACAAGTGTGACAGATTGTAACAATATTATCCGAGAGGGATCGAGAAACTCTCCCCGCTGATACTGAGGGAAACCCCAATGAAACATTGAatgttgtaactctgagaagtgggcaagtgttgaaagctCCTACCCCTATCCAAATTGATGCGAAACGTGTAAAAAAAAAGTGGGGAGCAGTTGAAGAATGAtgttgagaagaagaagaaaggccagACGAAagctgagaagaagaagaagaagaagaagaagaagaagaagaagaaggaagaaaactcGAGAAGGGAGGACCCCGcgctacctttccctcaaaagtaATGTAGAGAAAAGCTGGATAAGCTGTTTGAGAGATTTATGGATGTGCTGAAataggttcatgtaaacttaccattcacagaagtgctctcacagaTGCCTGCTTATGCGAAAATCCTGAAAGATATCCTTataaagaagaggaaaatagaggagatctcagtggtcaagctcacagagcactGCAGTGCGATATTGTAAATTAagctcccacaaaagtgtggagatccagggagttttactatatgATAattggcttaatgtatgcatattttgatgtatattgcctcacatttttgctcatgtctcgacgatttgagatgtttaatatgattatttgtgctaaatttgggtatttctatgtgtagggatcattcggatgcaatttgagACGAAAGGGCGCAAATTTGAGCGAAATCGGGACAAAAAGACAGAAAgtgaaatttgagggccacagccagcGTGCGGTGCTggctgtggcgcaatttacagcagctaaaatatttgagcgccagggctagcgccccacgctgccctggacacTCAAGATGGGAAAGTAGCctttttcgactaggactcggttatttcgacccctaaACGCCCCCagctcatataaaagccaacctaaacctattttaagGGGGGAGGATGTTTTCGAGAGAAAAACGcaagcacagagccgccgtggaggccgaaattcatcaagttccatctttctcccaccaaacttagtaatttttatgtttctttgtatgatttattgtttggctacgatgtctatgtggagctaaacttcacgttctagggttatggttctttcatgactattgttattcggatattgattttgccttcttgatttatcatattggtttatttattcaatcttgagcttaattatttaatttcttgatcaccaattgaatactatctacgaatctagaattgaactcgaaagtgagaattctatattgcatataggattgaatagagcaagttcttgaactcgggcatcggggaacggattcgtggttaggatagacatatacctaattgccttgcttggttgatttacaagaattataaatgtgttcttaTTGATTCTAActtcatagacatataggcgttaggttagcttgaataggtgagtaagaactcgacagattcttatgagcaatattaaccctgtcaaccagtaagctagataaattagtcggtcaattcaatttaagaatacaataggattgttagatagccgaTAACCCTATATCGTTTTCATtatattgatatcataaaaatctactctttctctgttcaaagttcattatttatatttttttatttaattatcttagaatcaaatatttttaggtttaattcttatttagataattaggatagtctaatttagttaatagttaattacAAGTccttgtgggttcgacatccgacttttagtcactttattacttgacgaccgcgtatacctacgcgtgcgtttggccgcaacaagtttttggcgccgttgccggggacttataaattagctatttttctagattagatatttatttatttatttatttattttatctattcatgtttttttgttttagtttagttagtatttgttatttattttagcatgccatcttggaataaaaatgttcgaatgatggttattcttattttgatgatccttgtccatattatggaggaccccactggtggaaaaattgtcagaatattctcgggagcgagttgtgcgcacaatgtCAATCCTTTgggtggaatatttgtaatatatgTCGTGGTCAAGGTGGTCATTGGtatggttgtcctaattctttttaTCCTTCTTTGAGCTcatattatgatctttctaacagTGTTTGTGAGTTTGATATGGGCAATGAAGTGCAAGCTATGGAacgtgatgcatatattagggatattttgaggcaagtagcagagcattAAGGTGAActaaaaaagatatgaaaagaatgaggtaGCAATCataagaatgaaggccaatatggaagaattgaatgaagagagcgagtaccagcaagaagacaattttgaaaaagtggagattttgagccatatgttgctggtggaacaatccgaaagattagaaatatatgaggctcaacgtgagaAAATTACAAATGAGATAATatactttatagaaggaagagaTTAATTGGGACAAGAGATCGATAAATTCGGCACTACTATTCACGATTTAGAGGCTCAATTTTATACAAAGAttgatgcgtctaacgcccaacaaaatagtaatgagttgtgtaaagatgaaaaggagcttatacgccaaattgaggagctaaaagtggagagccaa
The DNA window shown above is from Nicotiana tomentosiformis chromosome 8, ASM39032v3, whole genome shotgun sequence and carries:
- the LOC138897335 gene encoding uncharacterized protein; its protein translation is MAEIEACILGLRLAIDMNIQELLVIADSDLLVRQVLGEWATKNTKIFPYLHCVQDLIKRFTKIEIKHVPKVQNEFADALATLSSMIQHPDKNYIDPIPIQIRNQLAYCAYVEEEFDGNPWFHNINEYLEI